Proteins from one Hypomesus transpacificus isolate Combined female unplaced genomic scaffold, fHypTra1 scaffold_277, whole genome shotgun sequence genomic window:
- the LOC124463441 gene encoding semaphorin-7A-like isoform X1, whose product MMIHSSAVSESKLYVSSSSELVQVDLGSCGQYGPQCEDCVLARDPYCGWNGTHCTPATGMTDVTHGDATICKTPQKELLYKVQTSSPATDVRPVKMDSKHFLICPMSSNHAQYRWYRNDESLPFLATEHECLLLIESMSFGNAGTYRCESEEGGYRRTLAQYTLQVEGGTPGLASCHLGWVIFIVTVVQMLMG is encoded by the exons ATGATGATCCACTCCTCCGCGGTGAGTGAG AGCAAGCTTTATGTGAGTTCCAGCAGTGAGCTGGTCCAGGTGGACCTAGGCAGCTGTGGCCAGTATGGACCCCAGTGTGAGGACTGTGTGCTGGCCCGGGACCCTTACTGTGGCTGGAATGGCACACACTGCACCCCCGCTACAGG CATGACTGATGTAACCCATGGGGATGCTACTATTTGCAAGACCCCTCAAAAAGAACTTTTATACAAAG TTCAGACAAGTTCCCCAGCGACAGATGTCCGCCCTGTAAAGATGGACTCAAAGCACTTCCTCATCTGTCCCATGTCGTCCAATCACGCGCAGTACAGATGGTATCGCAATGATGAGTCCCTTCCCTTCCTTGCCACAGAGCATGAGTGTCTGCTGCTGATTGAGAGCATGAGTTTCGGGAACGCTGGCACCTACAGGTGTGAGTCTGAGGAGGGGGGCTACCGCAGGACCCTGGCCCAGTACACCTTACAGGTGGAGGGTGGCACACCTGGGCTGGCATCATGCCATCTGGGGTGGGTTATCTTTATAGTCACAGTGGTGCAGATGCTGATGGGTTAG
- the LOC124463441 gene encoding semaphorin-7A-like isoform X2, with translation MMIHSSASKLYVSSSSELVQVDLGSCGQYGPQCEDCVLARDPYCGWNGTHCTPATGMTDVTHGDATICKTPQKELLYKVQTSSPATDVRPVKMDSKHFLICPMSSNHAQYRWYRNDESLPFLATEHECLLLIESMSFGNAGTYRCESEEGGYRRTLAQYTLQVEGGTPGLASCHLGWVIFIVTVVQMLMG, from the exons ATGATGATCCACTCCTCCGCG AGCAAGCTTTATGTGAGTTCCAGCAGTGAGCTGGTCCAGGTGGACCTAGGCAGCTGTGGCCAGTATGGACCCCAGTGTGAGGACTGTGTGCTGGCCCGGGACCCTTACTGTGGCTGGAATGGCACACACTGCACCCCCGCTACAGG CATGACTGATGTAACCCATGGGGATGCTACTATTTGCAAGACCCCTCAAAAAGAACTTTTATACAAAG TTCAGACAAGTTCCCCAGCGACAGATGTCCGCCCTGTAAAGATGGACTCAAAGCACTTCCTCATCTGTCCCATGTCGTCCAATCACGCGCAGTACAGATGGTATCGCAATGATGAGTCCCTTCCCTTCCTTGCCACAGAGCATGAGTGTCTGCTGCTGATTGAGAGCATGAGTTTCGGGAACGCTGGCACCTACAGGTGTGAGTCTGAGGAGGGGGGCTACCGCAGGACCCTGGCCCAGTACACCTTACAGGTGGAGGGTGGCACACCTGGGCTGGCATCATGCCATCTGGGGTGGGTTATCTTTATAGTCACAGTGGTGCAGATGCTGATGGGTTAG